A DNA window from Drosophila pseudoobscura strain MV-25-SWS-2005 chromosome 2, UCI_Dpse_MV25, whole genome shotgun sequence contains the following coding sequences:
- the Octbeta2R gene encoding octopamine receptor beta-2R isoform X1 has translation MLLCPDLGQLPTAAAASVNMPRQRHRTSATRIRKRRCCCGGQPAPEEQQPQPQTQPQAQPQPQRGTATPQGNSPVWSSLARVTATVLTTAALLHTTSALSGPAADAEPVALPLQGTSTPTVPPAQHVLNATHLAATLFNETSGLLDAGSSLATLAEDEDWLDSVFWLFKAFVMLLIIIAAICGNLLVIISVMRVRKLRVITNYFVVSLAMADIMVAIMAMTFNFSVQVTGRWNFSPFLCDLWNSLDVYFSTASILHLCCISVDRYYAIVKPLKYPISMTKRVVGIMLLNTWISPALLSFLPIFIGWYTTDEHKVFVKENPEQCAFVVNKYYAIISSSISFWIPCTIMIFTYLAIFREANRQEKQLMMRHGNAMLMHRPSMQPSGEAMSGSGSSKTLTLHEVEQEHTPTKDKHLIKMKREHKAARTLGIIMGTFILCWLPFFLWYTLSMTCGPCQVPDIVVSILFWIGYFNSTLNPLIYAYFNRDFREAFRNTLLCLFCNWWKDRHMPLDIDIRRSSLRYDQRAKSVYSESYLNSTTPSHRRQSQMVDNL, from the exons ATGTTGTTGTGCCCTGATCTTGGCCAGCTGCcgacggcggcagcggccTCCGTCAACATGCCGCGGCAAAGGCATCGCACCAGTGCCACAAGGATACGCAAgagacgctgctgctgtggcggccAGCCAGCGCCGGAggagcaacagccgcagccccagacacagccacaggcacagccacagccgcagcgaGGCACAGCGACTCCGCAGGGCAACAGCCCAGTCTGGAGCAGTCTGGCCAGGGTGACGGCTACGGTGCTGACCACCGCGGCCCTGCTGCACACCACGAGCGCCCTGTCCGGGCCGGCCGCCGACGCCGAGCCCGttgcactgccactgcaggGCACCTCCACGCCCACAGTCCCGCCTGCACAGCACGTGCTGAATGCCACACATCTGGCGGCCACGCTCTTCAACGAAACCAGCGGCCTGCTGGACGCCGGCTCCTCCCTGGCCACCTTGGCCGAGGACGAGGACTGGCTCGACAGTGTCTTCTGGCTGTTCAAGGCATTCGTCATGCTGCTGATCATCATAGCGGCCATTTGCGGCAATCTGCTTGTTATTATTTCTGTGATGCGTGTTAGAAAATTAAg AGTTATAACGAATTACTTTGTAGTTTCCTTAGCCATGGCTGATATAATGGTCGCTATTATGGCCATGACATTTAACTTTAGTGTGCAAGTAACTGGGCG CTGGAACTTCAGCCCCTTCCTGTGCGACTTGTGGAACAGTCTCGACGTGTACTTCTCGACAGCGAGTATTTTGCATTTATGCTGCATATCTGTGGATAG ATACTATGCGATTGTTAAGCCGCTCAAGTATCCGATTAGCATGACGAAACGCGTGGTGGGCATTATGCTGCTGAACACGTGGATATCGCCGGCCCTGCTCTCGTTCCTGCCCATCTTCATTGGCTGGTACACGACCGACGAGCACAAGGTGTTCGTCAAGGAGAACCCGGAGCAGTGTGCATTTGTGGTTAACAAGTACTATGCCATCATCTCGAGCTCGATTTCGTTCTGGATACCGTGCACCATAATGATTTTCACCTACCTGGCCATCTTCCGGGAGGCCAATCGACAGGAGAAGCAGCTGATGATGCGCCACGGCAATGCCATGTTGATGCACCGCCCATCCATGCAGCCCTCAG GTGAGGCAATGAGCGGCTCGGGCTCGTCGAAAACATTGACACTGCATGAGGTCGAGCAGGAGCACACACCCACTAAGGACAAGCACTTAATCAAAATGAAGCGGGAGCACAAGGCCGCACGCACGCTGGGCATCATCATGGGCACCTTCATCCTCTGCTGGCTGCCGTTCTTCCTGTG GTACACGCTCTCCATGACCTGCGGCCCCTGCCAGGTGCCGGATATCGTGGTGTCCATACTCTTCTGGATCGGCTACTTCAACTCGACGCTGAACCCGCTCATCTACGCTTACTTCAACCGCGACTTCCGAGAGGCCTTCCGCAACACGCTGCTGTGTCTGTTCTGCAACTGGTGGAAGGACCGCCACATGCCCCTGGACATCGACATCCGTCGCTCGAGCCTGCGCTACGACCAGCGGGCCAAGAGCGTCTACTCGGAGAGTTACCTCAACTCGACCACGCCCTCGCATCGCCGCCAGTCCCAGATGGTTGACAACTTATAA
- the Octbeta2R gene encoding octopamine receptor beta-2R isoform X2 — MADIMVAIMAMTFNFSVQVTGRWNFSPFLCDLWNSLDVYFSTASILHLCCISVDRYYAIVKPLKYPISMTKRVVGIMLLNTWISPALLSFLPIFIGWYTTDEHKVFVKENPEQCAFVVNKYYAIISSSISFWIPCTIMIFTYLAIFREANRQEKQLMMRHGNAMLMHRPSMQPSGEAMSGSGSSKTLTLHEVEQEHTPTKDKHLIKMKREHKAARTLGIIMGTFILCWLPFFLWYTLSMTCGPCQVPDIVVSILFWIGYFNSTLNPLIYAYFNRDFREAFRNTLLCLFCNWWKDRHMPLDIDIRRSSLRYDQRAKSVYSESYLNSTTPSHRRQSQMVDNL; from the exons ATGGCTGATATAATGGTCGCTATTATGGCCATGACATTTAACTTTAGTGTGCAAGTAACTGGGCG CTGGAACTTCAGCCCCTTCCTGTGCGACTTGTGGAACAGTCTCGACGTGTACTTCTCGACAGCGAGTATTTTGCATTTATGCTGCATATCTGTGGATAG ATACTATGCGATTGTTAAGCCGCTCAAGTATCCGATTAGCATGACGAAACGCGTGGTGGGCATTATGCTGCTGAACACGTGGATATCGCCGGCCCTGCTCTCGTTCCTGCCCATCTTCATTGGCTGGTACACGACCGACGAGCACAAGGTGTTCGTCAAGGAGAACCCGGAGCAGTGTGCATTTGTGGTTAACAAGTACTATGCCATCATCTCGAGCTCGATTTCGTTCTGGATACCGTGCACCATAATGATTTTCACCTACCTGGCCATCTTCCGGGAGGCCAATCGACAGGAGAAGCAGCTGATGATGCGCCACGGCAATGCCATGTTGATGCACCGCCCATCCATGCAGCCCTCAG GTGAGGCAATGAGCGGCTCGGGCTCGTCGAAAACATTGACACTGCATGAGGTCGAGCAGGAGCACACACCCACTAAGGACAAGCACTTAATCAAAATGAAGCGGGAGCACAAGGCCGCACGCACGCTGGGCATCATCATGGGCACCTTCATCCTCTGCTGGCTGCCGTTCTTCCTGTG GTACACGCTCTCCATGACCTGCGGCCCCTGCCAGGTGCCGGATATCGTGGTGTCCATACTCTTCTGGATCGGCTACTTCAACTCGACGCTGAACCCGCTCATCTACGCTTACTTCAACCGCGACTTCCGAGAGGCCTTCCGCAACACGCTGCTGTGTCTGTTCTGCAACTGGTGGAAGGACCGCCACATGCCCCTGGACATCGACATCCGTCGCTCGAGCCTGCGCTACGACCAGCGGGCCAAGAGCGTCTACTCGGAGAGTTACCTCAACTCGACCACGCCCTCGCATCGCCGCCAGTCCCAGATGGTTGACAACTTATAA